The Manihot esculenta cultivar AM560-2 chromosome 8, M.esculenta_v8, whole genome shotgun sequence genomic interval TCCAGAGAGTTGTAAGGTAATAAGTAAATGTTCTGACTACAACCACTACTGATTAGATGGCTAAATTCAACCGGTGCCTAATATTTACCTGTCATGAACAAAAACTGCTACGTCGCATGATGCCAGAGACTCCTTATTAGATAGCAGTTTCTTAACTTCGTCCTCAGGAATTTCTCTCAAAACAAGGGTTTTCTTAATTCCCTACAGACCCAAAAATCATAAAACTTCAGTACAACCACAAAATGATTATCATGGTAAAACTTGGATGGCATGTTATGCCGAGGACTCAGTCGAGAACCATAACACTTAAAGATGTTCTAATCTCTGGTGACTTGCATAGCATCCAGCCACAGCCACACCCACAAAGTATAGTATTTGTCCCACATTCAACCCCTAGATGAAACCCCAAACTAGGGAGAGGGAGAATAAGTTACAAAGCATAATGCAGAATGCAAAAGAACTTACACCAGGTAGGTCAACAACATTCACTGCATAACGATCCTCAGTGGTTGAAGAAGCTGCATCAGAAAATGGCCTGTATCCACAATAATGAACTACAAAggtatcaaattttattaatgaatgcAAATTATCAGAAAGAATGTTCACTGATTGACCCTCTTTTCTGAGTTTTGAGATATGAATTCGGAAAACAAACCTtccaataaaagaatttaataatgCAGACTTCCCAGCATTCTTAGGTCCAAGGACAAAACACTGTAAAACATTTCTGTCTGATTGTTGTTTCTTGCGATCCAGACGCCGTCTCCTTGTTATGCAGACAGCAGCAGAAGGGTCACCAGGATATCCAATGTAGATCAAATTCTCCACAGCACGTGATGGATCTAGAAGTGTCATAAGGGCCCACTGGCATGCATTTATTTTGTTAAACATACAAAGTCATAGCATGAAAGTATTCTAATTTCTAACAGCTGTAATGATGCTATTCTTCACAAAATGTTGAACTGATCAGCTAACCATCAATGCTTCCTCCCAGGAAAAAAAAAGCAACAAATCAAGCAGGTGTTTTAACAAATCAGGATGTACTGATGCAGCCTAATGTATATTTAAATTGGAACACAAGCATCTTATGTTCAAAATAAAACTTCATAACAAGTGTACTGACTGTACATATAaagaaaatctttttttttgttaaaaaaaaaaagacattagAAAGGGAATATTGTACCAGACAAAAGGGAAGGCAAGTCAGTAAATTAGCACAAGCAAGCACCATGGAACAGGCGGGGAGACAGAGCGAttgtaaattatattaatacctCTGACAAAAATGCATTAACTGATAGTCCACCCAATGCAGTTTTCTCTGCAGCATCCTTATACGGAGCTTCATCCCAGGGGCTGAGGTTGAAAAGACAAGTGTCAAAGATAACACACCAACAATGCCACTTAAAATAAATCAGAACATAAAGGGTAAAGCCAGGGAGAGCTCAAGCTCATATGATTATGCGTTGGACAACCACTAGATTAAACATATGCATCTGCATTTCTGCTTTTATTACATATACTTTAATTAGTTATACATAAATGTGGACATATAGATGCACCCAAACATATATGTTCTTATCAGGAGATATATCAGGCACTTAGGTGGCAAAACCCTTGACTAAGCCATCTTATCATAGTAGACATTAGAGATTCAATAACATAAATCAATGATTACATATAGAGGCAGCTTCACCATGTCCACAAAAATCAATGTGGATGAAAGATTTTCATGAAATAACTCAAGGAGATCACCACCATAATCAAAGAAGTCCAAcaacaaagaaagaaaacatgcaaaaccaTCACACTAGAATGACAGAATtccacaaaataaaaaataaaataaaaaaaattcacatttcaacctaataaaaagaattaaaataataatgaatcGGACTTGACAGAaagccagtttacctttctgGTGCAGTAGAAAAGATATCCTCAAGCTCTACAGGTCGCAGGTTATTATCCTGTTAAAACAAAGCACAGGCACAAAATTAACAAAGCAGTTTAACTGTTTAAGTAGTTACTACTAATCAAAGAACAGATAGATACATACATAATCACTATCGAACAACTCGTAGATACCCTTCAAAAACTCAATAGTTTCATTTGTGAGCTCCACACTCTACAAAAAATGAAAAGTAAATGTAAGCAATTTAAACaagcacatcatggaggaaataagaaaagaaagaaagacaaCTGTATGAAAGCACAGAGCATGTCCAAAGTCTCCAAACAAGAGCAAGCAGAAAGATACACACACAATCCCATGCGAATGAACCATGATCCCAACTACTTTAGTTTGTCAAAGTTGGAAATTCTGCCATGAAGGACTTCTCCTGCTCCCATTCAATTCAAGAATTCAGACAATCTAATGTATTGAAGCACAAGTATGATCAAGGTTAGAAGGAAAATCATTAGCATGTGTCATTTGGATGGATGTGAACTCTGAGTTAAAACATGGCGAATACAACAATCACAGTTTACCTTAGTGAAATGTTACCTGATCAGGAGCTCGTTTGAATGTTGGAATTAGCTCATCAGCAAGTTTGATATCATTGTTGTATCCAAATTTCCTGAGTACAGTCCAGGTTGTCTCAAGTCGTCCTTTTTCTATGAACAATGCATGGAGAAACAAGAATCCTGTGAGAGTAAGGCCTCTTTCATTGACTCCTCTATCAGTGCCGCCTCCGCCAGGTAACTTTTCTTCTACAACCCTCTTAACATCTATGATTTCAGAAGGTTGTAATGGAGCATTGAAACATTTGACCTGACGACAAGTATAACATTAGATTCTTGACAAACTTCAGAAACAAAACACTTTAAGAGTGTTAACTGTATGAATATTCAACCATAATCCATTGCTAGGTGCCCAAGCCAAGGCTTTATTTTACTCCCTGCCAATGCAAGGAGGATATCATTAGTCCACAAGACCAGTGGAAAAAATTTAACCTCACAAAACTCTGAAGACTGTTTTCAGGCATATGAAGTTTGATTTTGCTATGCCCAACAATAACATGGGGGCAGTTGATAAACATCATACATAATGAATTCACATTAATCCCCCAACCATAAAAAAGATGGCCAACCGGGAAAAAATGATCAAAGGAAAAATAGATGCACCTACCTGAAAATCATTTAATTCTGCATCACTGAGGGCACCATCTCTATCATGATCACACAGAATAAAAATACGCTTCAAGGCTCTCACGCACCTAGGCTTCAAAGTTTGTGATTCTTGATCAAACAGTGGACCAGTTGGATGAAGCACTGCTTTTTGTGCATAGTAGAAAACCTCAGGGATCTGCAAAGATGGAAGCCAACTGGCAATTAGATCATTAGTCACAGAACCCAAAGCACTGTAAAGAGCCCCAAAGAAGAGTGCATTGGAAAGGGGCTGCTACAGCATATCACACCATATGCAAGCTTAAATTACTCTAAAGATTCAAGCATCAGTATCCTACAAAGAAATTCAAGATAAACAGAAGCCACAAGAACACATCAACAAGTACCTGAATATGTTTAAATGCTGAACACTCAATGCAAGTCTCAATTTCTCGAAACTGTTGCATTATTGGTGACATCACTTGCTCCAAACTCATCTGCTGGTTCTCATCCCTTAAATCCAGCTTGCAACCCACCACTATGACTGGCACCTTTACCTGCTCAAAGTTTACACATTAGAAATACATAGAAATAGCACCCCTATGCGTGTGTGCGCACATGCATATTTTGGGACTCCATGTGTTCTGACAAGATAGGATGCAGTTTCAAGAAACAATTCCAGGAGAAAAGTCCAGAAAATTCCATTTGCcacattttttttttggttattaGTGAATGCTTATCAGAGAGAAATTTAGAGTCATAGACTACTTTAGTCAGTTTAACAACATGTGTCGATTCACTATCATACATTTGGATAATTTCTTCCTGCACTAATCATTCATATATTTCTAGTGGATATGTTCATTTAAAAAACCTCTAATCGACGAAGCTCTGGAAGCCAGAAGGTACTCAATCGATCAAGAGTCTCTGGCTTATCACATGCATAAGTAAGAACAACCGCATCAGCTCGCTTTAGCTCTTCAGCTACTTTACCAGAATCCTCCACCCTAAATCACGTACAAATTAATGAAAACTTCATTACTTGAGATAATTACTCGATCAAAAAAGAGGCAAACTGCATGTCAAATCTTATAAGAAACAACTTTTCACTTCAAAATGAATTTCACACCTCAATTCATCCAATCGAAATAGATATGCTAAATTACATTGAGCATACTTCTTTTACCGCGCAACAaacattttttattactttttcttCTATATCCCAGAATCACGATGTGTTCAAACACAAAAATCGATCATAAATAGTAGACTTTGAGCTTTGCCGGTCCActgtacatatatatatacttttccATCTCAGTTTTCTGTTGTGCGGAggggggggagagagagagagagagagagagagactaaATACCTAGAGGAAGTATCGATGATAGTAACGGGTACACGGTCAGGGTAGAAATCCTCAGGCAACCTCGTGGGCGGCAGAACCGGCGGGACATTCGCGGGGAAAGTGTCAGCTGCGGCGGTGACTATCAAGCTCGACTTTCCAGTGCCACGGTCTCCAGCTACCACGATACGGACTCCACTCTTACCGCCGGGATTAGTAGTTCCACTTGCAGCTTTCGCCATATATATGTAGACAAAATAGAACACTGCAAAACGAAATCAGCAAACTTTACCGATCGAAACCAATATATAAACAAAAACACACGAATAGTTGCTGATAAGAGTGGCAAAAAGCGTAAATAACCTGGGGAGAGGGGTCAGAATTGGGAAAAAGGTCCTAATTAGATGATGAGGTAGGTTG includes:
- the LOC110620829 gene encoding mitochondrial Rho GTPase 1 isoform X1 — encoded protein: MAKAASGTTNPGGKSGVRIVVAGDRGTGKSSLIVTAAADTFPANVPPVLPPTRLPEDFYPDRVPVTIIDTSSRVEDSGKVAEELKRADAVVLTYACDKPETLDRLSTFWLPELRRLEVKVPVIVVGCKLDLRDENQQMSLEQVMSPIMQQFREIETCIECSAFKHIQIPEVFYYAQKAVLHPTGPLFDQESQTLKPRCVRALKRIFILCDHDRDGALSDAELNDFQVKCFNAPLQPSEIIDVKRVVEEKLPGGGGTDRGVNERGLTLTGFLFLHALFIEKGRLETTWTVLRKFGYNNDIKLADELIPTFKRAPDQSVELTNETIEFLKGIYELFDSDYDNNLRPVELEDIFSTAPESPWDEAPYKDAAEKTALGGLSVNAFLSEWALMTLLDPSRAVENLIYIGYPGDPSAAVCITRRRRLDRKKQQSDRNVLQCFVLGPKNAGKSALLNSFIGRPFSDAASSTTEDRYAVNVVDLPGGIKKTLVLREIPEDEVKKLLSNKESLASCDVAVFVHDSSDEFSWRRATELLVEVAGHGEDTGYEVPCLVVAAKDDLNSFPMAIQESARVSQDMGIEAPIPISSKMGDTNNIFRRIVNAAEHPHLSIPETEAGRSRKQYHRLINRSLMLVSVGAAVTIVGLAAYRVYAARKNTSG
- the LOC110620829 gene encoding mitochondrial Rho GTPase 1 isoform X2 — encoded protein: MSLEQVMSPIMQQFREIETCIECSAFKHIQIPEVFYYAQKAVLHPTGPLFDQESQTLKPRCVRALKRIFILCDHDRDGALSDAELNDFQVKCFNAPLQPSEIIDVKRVVEEKLPGGGGTDRGVNERGLTLTGFLFLHALFIEKGRLETTWTVLRKFGYNNDIKLADELIPTFKRAPDQSVELTNETIEFLKGIYELFDSDYDNNLRPVELEDIFSTAPESPWDEAPYKDAAEKTALGGLSVNAFLSEWALMTLLDPSRAVENLIYIGYPGDPSAAVCITRRRRLDRKKQQSDRNVLQCFVLGPKNAGKSALLNSFIGRPFSDAASSTTEDRYAVNVVDLPGGIKKTLVLREIPEDEVKKLLSNKESLASCDVAVFVHDSSDEFSWRRATELLVEVAGHGEDTGYEVPCLVVAAKDDLNSFPMAIQESARVSQDMGIEAPIPISSKMGDTNNIFRRIVNAAEHPHLSIPETEAGRSRKQYHRLINRSLMLVSVGAAVTIVGLAAYRVYAARKNTSG